From Planifilum fulgidum:
AGAGCGGGGAAATGGAACACCTGCTTCCTCTGTTTCAGGCCGATTGGAGGCAAGTGGCAAAGGGAGCCGCCACGACTCTTTTTTCTTACACGGGTTTTGAGGTGGCCCTGGTATTCATGGAGGCCTATCAGGAGCCGAAAAAGGCGTTACGCTCACATCTGACGGCCGTGTTTGTCATCTCTTTTACTTACTGGTTTACTTATCTTTCCTGTCTGGCCATCTTCGGGAAAGAGGAGCTGGTCCGGATGGCGTGGCCGGTGCTGGAATTGGTGAAGGCGGTCCACATTCCCGGGATGATTTTTGAACGGCTGGAATCGGCCGTGTTGTCCATCTGGGTGATTGCGGTGTTCACGTCGCTGACCAACCTGTTTTTTGCCATCATCCAGATTCTGCATGAGTCCCTCGGTCTGGCGGCCCGCCGCCGAAAGTGGCTGACTCTCGCCATCGGCGGCATCCTTTACGGATTGGCCCTGTGGCCCACAAATTTGTATGAACTGAACAGATGGGGGGAATGGGTCGGGTACTTCTGGCTCTTCAATGTGCTGTTTTTTCCGCCGTTAATGTACATCATCGCCCGGATTCGGCGAAAAAGGGGGGAGAAGGAGGATGAAACGCCGTCTGTTTAACCTCGTTGCATGGGTTCTGGTGATGGGGCTTATCACCGGTTGTTGGGATCGGCGGGAAATCGAGCAGCGCTCGTCCGTCTTCGCGATGGCGATCGACGAACATCCGAAAGGGGTGGAGGTGTCCGTTCAGATTCCGATTCCGATCATGATCGTCGGTTCCGGCGGAGGCGGCGGTGGTGGTCAAGGGGGACAGGGAGTGGTTCACAATTTCTCGGCGGTGGGGAAAACGGTGTACGAAGCCCTGGAGAATCTCCAAAACCAGACCAACCACGATCTGTTTCTGGGTCACACCCGCCTGCTTTTTCTGAGCGAAAAGGTTGTCCGGAACAAGGGAATGAAAATC
This genomic window contains:
- a CDS encoding GerAB/ArcD/ProY family transporter, yielding MSSHGNEPSWLPKRSVSPYQAYVLTFSTVVGTGILSFPRLMAKEVGTDGILVIPLVGIIAGIILFLISKLGGLFPGMSLAGLSREVLWTGRSPWPGKMLSLPFLALFVLNWMAILVVATRSFGQVLVTAIFQRTPITVIMLMMVAAAAYVSHSRVDVLARFNEFLLPLIYAPGILLIAALIQSGEMEHLLPLFQADWRQVAKGAATTLFSYTGFEVALVFMEAYQEPKKALRSHLTAVFVISFTYWFTYLSCLAIFGKEELVRMAWPVLELVKAVHIPGMIFERLESAVLSIWVIAVFTSLTNLFFAIIQILHESLGLAARRRKWLTLAIGGILYGLALWPTNLYELNRWGEWVGYFWLFNVLFFPPLMYIIARIRRKRGEKEDETPSV